Sequence from the Candidatus Dormiibacterota bacterium genome:
GGTCCGGTGTACACCCCCGGCCGCAACCTGGTCCGCGGCGCCGCCGCGGGCTGAGCCGCCCCGGTCCTCAGGGGTGGACGTCCCACCACACCGCGACCCCGCCGGTGACCTCCGGAGGCCGCCCCAGCAGCACCTCGAAGAAGCGCGCCAGGCCCGCGCTCCCGGGTGAGGGGCCGACCACCACCGTGCCGACCCTCCCCGCGGCGAGCGCCTCCAGGTAGGGCGCCCGCTGCGCCTCCGAGAGGGTCGCGGGAGGCGCCGCCAGCCCGCCGTCGAGGGCCGCGAGCTCGGAGGACAGCGGCGAGGTGGGGGCGTTGAAGTACGGCCCGGGTGTGAAGACGCCGCCCTGCCGGGTGCGGTAGCGCATCCCCGCCTCGGCCTGCCACAGCATCGGCCGCAGCTCGTAGTACGGGGTCACCAGCACCGAGGATCCCTCGGGGATCCGGGTCACCGCCGCGCCGGTGAAGAAGGCGGGGACCCGCGCCGGGGTGCTCGGGAAGGGGAGGGCGGGGAGGAGGGGCAGCAGCGCGACGACCACGGCGAGGACGCCGGCGCCGCGCCACCGCCGCGACCGGGCACCCAGCGCGCGTCCGAGGAGCACGGCGATCACCACGCCGATCAGCAGGTAGGTGAAGACCATCAGCCGGATGGGGAGGACGTTCTCCATCAGCGGCAGCCCGCCGACCACCCTCCAGGGGAGGTGGATCGACGTCGGCCTGCCTCCGAGGTGCAGCCGTGGACCCATCGAGAGCACCGCCACCACCAGGCCGAGCAGGGTGGCGAGGACGACCACCCGGTGGCGGCGGAGCACGACCAGAGACACCGCCAGCAGGAGCAGCAGCGGGATGCCGACGTAGGGGGCGGAGTCGAGGGCCGGGAACCGGCCGAGGACGGGCAGCAGCTCCACGTCGTTGGGGACCACGAAGGAGGTGAGGTCGGCGACGAAGGTGTCGCGGGGCTGGAGGAGGCCACCGACCCGCTGCGGCCCGAGGAACTGCACCCCGAGCGGATACGCGGAGAGCACCACGGCGACCAGGACCGCCACCCCCAGCACCCGCGCGGCGTGGGGGGCGCGACGCCGCACCTCGGAGGGGTTCAGCAGCGCCAGCAGCGCCACCCCGATCGCGCCCACCAGCGCGCCGGCGGCGACCAGCTCCTCGCCGATGAGCAGCTGGGCGGCGACGAGGACGCCGAGCGCCGCGCCCAGCACCCTGCTGGAGACCCGCTGCCGGATCAGCATCTCGTCGGCGATCAGCAGCAGCAGCGGCGGGAGCACGGCGATGCTCAGGTGGAGGTGACCGCGGGCCTGCATCAGCATGTACGGGCTGAAGCCGTAGAGCAGGCCGCCGACCGCGGCGGCGACGGTGCTGGTGGTGTAGCGGCGGATGGCGAGGAACGCGCACCACGCCGAGAGTGCCAGCGCCAGCGTCGCCAGCGCGTTGTAGGCGACCAGCGGTCCGAGCAGCGCGGTCACCGGCCACATCACCAGCGCGGGCAGGGGGATCGACGTGTTCCACATGAGGTTGGCGCCGTCGGGGAAGTGCAGGTAGTCGGTGAACAGCGGGCTGTGGCCGTGGGTCACCGCGAACGGCGTCCAGCGCAGGTACCACGCGAACAGGGGCGCGTCGGCGTCCACCCCGGCCCAGCTGGGCTCGGCGGCGAGCCAGGTGCCGGCGAGCAGCGCGACCGCGAGCAGGAGGTAGACCGCCAGCATCGCGGTCGCCACACCCGGCCGCCGCCGCCGCGGCCGCGGCACCGAGAGCTCCCGCTCGGGGGTGGCCGGTTCCAGCGGGAGGGCGGTCGTCGTGGCCACGGCCGGGGCACTCTATCATCGTCGCGAGCCACTCCGAGGGCCGGTTCGAGCGCCCGCCATCGGCCTCCGGCGTCGTGTAGAGTGCGGGCGCCGCCGCAGGCGCGCCACCGGGACACAGACGTGAGCCAGAACGCGAGCCCGACCCCGTACCTGTCGGTCCTCGTGCCCGCACTCAACGAGCAACGCACCCTCGAGCGGATCCTCGACGCCGTCCTGGCGGTGGATGTGTCGCTCGAGGTGGTGCTCGTCGACGACGGCTCGACCGACCGCACCTGGGAGATCATGCAGGCGCGCGCCGACGGCTCACGGGTGCGCGCGTTCCGCCACGCCCGCAACCAGGGCAAGGGCGCCGCGATCCGCACCGCGCTGGGGGAGGCCCGCGGCGAGGTGGTGGTCATCCAGGACGCCGACCTGGAGTACGACCCCGCGGACTACCCGCGACTGCTCGAGCCGATTCGCAGCGGCAGGGCGCAGGTGGTCTTCGGCAGCCGGGCGTTCAGCAGCCACACCGCGTACTCCTTCTGGTACGTCATGGGCAACCGGCTGGTGACCCTCGCCACCAACCTCCTGTACAACTGCTACCTCTCCGACATGGAGACCGGCTACAAGGTGATGCCCCGCGACGTCGCCCTCTCCCTCGGTCTGCGCGCGCGCGGCTTCGACATGGAGCCCGAGATCACCGCCAAGCTGCTGCGCATGGGCCACCGCGTGTACGAGGTGCCGATCGGCTACGCGGCACGCTCGCGCGAGGAGGGCAAGAAGCTCACCGCGA
This genomic interval carries:
- a CDS encoding glycosyltransferase family 2 protein — its product is MSQNASPTPYLSVLVPALNEQRTLERILDAVLAVDVSLEVVLVDDGSTDRTWEIMQARADGSRVRAFRHARNQGKGAAIRTALGEARGEVVVIQDADLEYDPADYPRLLEPIRSGRAQVVFGSRAFSSHTAYSFWYVMGNRLVTLATNLLYNCYLSDMETGYKVMPRDVALSLGLRARGFDMEPEITAKLLRMGHRVYEVPIGYAARSREEGKKLTATDGLKALRTLVRYRRWRPPAGAVTPAPGSPPSAVFEVEPGRPQNGSVETAVSAGVSPPHAGD